In one window of Erythrolamprus reginae isolate rEryReg1 chromosome 1, rEryReg1.hap1, whole genome shotgun sequence DNA:
- the PEX6 gene encoding peroxisome biogenesis factor 6 isoform X1, translating to MAGAASAVVLRSLDEPVPQDLPPATGLLVAPAKGAWATACPSGFLVLAVRPAGTKLQPILLCAAFLEAEASAEPELWLSRAFLRRLGLAAGRTVRVWPVRRPPLLGWVLLGSSAAGTAGRAPPRSWAASSSSILVRRGEVLPGSGLRVLESRPALQGLLGIGTRLAVTEWRSGVEGRDRRSLQTPLVSAWAHGGERLVGAQRGHPALWGGDPAADQSLWVTPGCLHSLGLFQGEWVALRRREGDLRGCTAPRLASVQVLRPQWYFPPGDNDDGGHPRAPRADAFPNESALIPASLAFNLSCDPLEGNLLTIQRYAEAAGVQEIKGSRSLLSVPPIAKELHIEIVISPTYNTRGIYDHILYQHFQTPRLVQENDILCLPTVGHPEFLEENSTKFIRWPELCFRVKRILPVEKIEQSIGYLADTQNTTLLLVGSTNSAVPSFPSQNGCSFWSSLSPAGLCGTVKQLCDILGPHLHNRETLNGSGSILLSGPSGVGKITAVRAACSRLNLHFFKVNCVSLCGDTSGSTEVKLHNAFSEAEFYSPCVLLMKDIELLGKGRDGFGEDSRVILVLRHLLLEREINTSYPALVVGTTSKLADVPSDVQTAFLHEVKIEAPTEEQRKAILSMLTQNFPLGKEVSLTKLAQQSAGFVLGDFCALLSHSSRAAITRMQNSSSFPWGPNEEEEYDFYAAGFPLLAEDFSVALDKLHDAHSQAVGAPKIPSVFWQDIGGLQNVKKEILDTIQLPLEHPELLSLGLQRSGLLLYGPPGTGKTLLAKAVATECTMTFLSVKGPELISMYVGQSEENVREVFARARAAAPCIIFFDELDSLAPSRGRSGDSQGVMDRVVSQLLAELDGLHSSQDVFVIGATNRPDLLDSALLRPGRFDKLVYVGINKDRDSQLQVLSAITRKFKLDPAVNLLSVLDRCPPELTGADLYALCSDAMMFAIRRKVEWIEEGLDTESSELTLTMDDFVQAATRLQPSVSEMELLRYKLIQQKFPA from the exons ATGGCGGGAGCGGCGTCGGCGGTGGTGCTCCGGAGCCTGGACGAGCCCGTCCCCCAGGACCTGCCACCGGCCACGGGGCTACTGGTGGCTCCGGCTAAGGGAGCGTGGGCGACGGCCTGTCCGAGCGGCTTCCTAGTGCTGGCTGTACGGCCGGCAGGGACGAAGCTGCAACCGATCCTCCTGTGCGCGGCGTTCCTGGAGGCAGAAGCCTCGGCAGAGCCGGAGCTGTGGCTAAGCCGGGCCTTCCTCAGGCGGCTGGGGCTGGCGGCCGGCAGGACCGTGAGGGTTTGGCCTGTGCGGAGGCCGCCGCTGCTCGGCTGGGTATTGCTGGGCTCGTCCGCGGCGGGGACCGCAGGGCGGGCTCCTCCGAGGTCGTGGGCCGCCTCGAGTTCTAGCATCCTCGTCAGGCGTGGGGAGGTCCTGCCCGGCTCGGGGCTGCGCGTCTTGGAGAGCCGACCGGCTCTTCAGGGATTGCTGGGCATTGGCACCCGCTTGGCTGTGACGGAATGGCGAAGCGGCGTGGAGGGCCGGGACCGAAGGAGCCTGCAGACGCCTCTGGTTTCAGCCTGGGCGCACGGCGGGGAGCGGCTGGTGGGGGCGCAGCGGGGCCACCCCGCGCTGTGGGGAGGAGACCCCGCGGCGGATCAGTCTCTCTGGGTGACCCCTGGCTGCTTGCACAGCCTGGGCCTCTTCCAAGGAGAATGGGTGGCGCTGCGGCGGCGCGAGGGAGATTTGCGGGGGTGCACGGCCCCCCGTTTGGCCTCCGTGCAAGTCCTCCGACCCCAGTGGTATTTCCCGCCCGGAGACAACGACGACGGGGGACACCCGCGAGCCCCGAGGGCGGACGCCTTTCCCAACGAGAGCGCCCTGATTCCTGCCAGTCTGGCTTTCAACCTCTCCTGCGACCCTTTGGAAGGGAACCTCCTGACGATCCAG AGATATGCGGAAGCTGCTGGTGTGCAAGAGATAAAAGGAAGCCGATCTTTGCTATCTGTGCCACCCATTGCCAAGGAACTACACATAGAAATTGTGATTTCACCAACCTACAACACTAGAGGAATCTACGATCACATTCTTTATCAGCACTTTCAAACTCCCAG GCTTGTACAAGAGAATGATATTCTTTGTCTCCCAACTGTTGGACATCCTGAGTTTTTAGAAGAAAATTCAACAAAGTTTATCAG ATGGCCAGAACTGTGCTTCAGGGTGAAAAGAATATTACCAGTAGAGAAAATAGAGCAAAGTATAGGGTATTTAGCTGATACTCAGAACACTACTTTACTCCTG GTAGGTTCTACAAACAGCGCAGTTCCTTCTTTTCCATCTCAAAATGGCTGTAGTTTTTGGAGCAGTTTGTCTCCTGCTGGGCTTTGCGGTACAGTGAAACAGCTATGTGACATCCTTGGCCCTCATTTACACAATAG AGAAACCCTAAATGGATCTGGAAGTATTCTTCTTTCAGGACCCAGTGGTGTGGGGAAAATTACAGCTGTTAGAGCTGCCTGTAGCCGCCTCAATCTTCATTTCTTCAAG GTGAATTGTGTCTCTTTGTGTGGTGATACAAGTGGATCTACAGAAGTAAAACTACATAATGCCTTCTCAGAGGCTGAGTTTTATAGTCCTTGTGTCCTGCTGATGAAAGATATAGAGCTGCTGGGAAAAGGCCGTGATGGATTTGGGGAAGACTCCAGGGTCATTCTTGTATTAAGGCACCTTCTTTTGGAAAGAGAGATAAATACTAG TTATCCTGCGCTGGTGGTAGGCACAACAAGTAAACTTGCAGATGTCCCTTCAGATGTGCAAACAGCATTCCTACATGAGGTGAAAATTGAAGCACCAACTGAGGAACAGAGGAAGGCCATTCTTAGCATGCTAACACAGAATTTTCCACTGGGCAAAGAAGTAAGCCTGACCAAGCTAGCCCAACAGAGTGCG GGCTTTGTTCTAGGAGATTTCTGTGCTTTACTTTCCCACAGCAGCCGTGCTGCCATTACAAGGATGCAGAATTCAAG CAGCTTCCCATGGGGGCCAAATGAAGAGGAAGAATatgatttttatgctgctggtTTCCCTCTTCTAGCAGAAGATTTCAGTGTTGCACTAGATAAGCTTCATGATGCTCATTCACAGGCAGTAGGAGCCCCAAAG ATTCCCTCAGTCTTCTGGCAAGATATTGGAGGGCTTCAGAATGTGAAGAAGGAAATTCTGGACACCATTCAGCTTCCATTGGAACACCCAGAGTTATTGTCTTTAGGCCTTCAACGCTCTGGCCTTCTGCTCTATGGTCCTCCTGGGACAGGGAAGACATTGCTAGCGAAAGCAGTAGCGACAGAGTGCACTATGACTTTCCTCAG TGTAAAGGGCCCTGAACTTATTAGCATGTATGTTGGGCAGAGTGAAGAAAATGTTCGTGAAG TGTTTGCCAGAGCTAGGGCAGCTGCTCCCTGCATTATCTTTTTTGATGAGCTTGATTCATTGGCCCCCAGTCGTGGACGAAGTGGCGATTCACAGGGTGTGATGGACAG AGTTGTATCTCAGTTACTAGCGGAACTGGATGGGCTTCACTCGTCTCAAGATGTATTTGTTATTGGAGCTACAAACAGACCTGATCTGCTGGATTCAGCTTTACTCAGGCCAGGCAG ATTTGATAAATTGGTTTATGTAGGGATAAATAAAGACCGAGATTCTCAGCTACAAGTACTAAGTGCCATCACCAGAAA GTTTAAACTGGACCCGGCTGTGAATCTCCTTAGTGTCCTAGACAGATGCCCTCCAGAATTAACAGGAGCAGACTTGTATGCACTCTGCTCAGATGCCATGATGTTTGCTATCAGAAGAAAAGTGGAATGGATAGAAGAAG gtctggatactgaaaGCTCAGAACTCACCCTTACTATGGATGATTTTGTACAAGCTGCAACAAGGTTACAGCCTTCTGTTTCTGAAATGGAGCTACTTAGATATAAATTGATCCAGCAGAAATTTCCTGCTTGA
- the PEX6 gene encoding peroxisome biogenesis factor 6 isoform X2 produces MAGAASAVVLRSLDEPVPQDLPPATGLLVAPAKGAWATACPSGFLVLAVRPAGTKLQPILLCAAFLEAEASAEPELWLSRAFLRRLGLAAGRTVRVWPVRRPPLLGWVLLGSSAAGTAGRAPPRSWAASSSSILVRRGEVLPGSGLRVLESRPALQGLLGIGTRLAVTEWRSGVEGRDRRSLQTPLVSAWAHGGERLVGAQRGHPALWGGDPAADQSLWVTPGCLHSLGLFQGEWVALRRREGDLRGCTAPRLASVQVLRPQWYFPPGDNDDGGHPRAPRADAFPNESALIPASLAFNLSCDPLEGNLLTIQRYAEAAGVQEIKGSRSLLSVPPIAKELHIEIVISPTYNTRGIYDHILYQHFQTPRLVQENDILCLPTVGHPEFLEENSTKFIRWPELCFRVKRILPVEKIEQSIGYLADTQNTTLLLVGSTNSAVPSFPSQNGCSFWSSLSPAGLCGTVKQLCDILGPHLHNRETLNGSGSILLSGPSGVGKITAVRAACSRLNLHFFKVNCVSLCGDTSGSTEVKLHNAFSEAEFYSPCVLLMKDIELLGKGRDGFGEDSRVILVLRHLLLEREINTSYPALVVGTTSKLADVPSDVQTAFLHEVKIEAPTEEQRKAILSMLTQNFPLGKEVSLTKLAQQSAGFVLGDFCALLSHSSRAAITRMQNSSFPWGPNEEEEYDFYAAGFPLLAEDFSVALDKLHDAHSQAVGAPKIPSVFWQDIGGLQNVKKEILDTIQLPLEHPELLSLGLQRSGLLLYGPPGTGKTLLAKAVATECTMTFLSVKGPELISMYVGQSEENVREVFARARAAAPCIIFFDELDSLAPSRGRSGDSQGVMDRVVSQLLAELDGLHSSQDVFVIGATNRPDLLDSALLRPGRFDKLVYVGINKDRDSQLQVLSAITRKFKLDPAVNLLSVLDRCPPELTGADLYALCSDAMMFAIRRKVEWIEEGLDTESSELTLTMDDFVQAATRLQPSVSEMELLRYKLIQQKFPA; encoded by the exons ATGGCGGGAGCGGCGTCGGCGGTGGTGCTCCGGAGCCTGGACGAGCCCGTCCCCCAGGACCTGCCACCGGCCACGGGGCTACTGGTGGCTCCGGCTAAGGGAGCGTGGGCGACGGCCTGTCCGAGCGGCTTCCTAGTGCTGGCTGTACGGCCGGCAGGGACGAAGCTGCAACCGATCCTCCTGTGCGCGGCGTTCCTGGAGGCAGAAGCCTCGGCAGAGCCGGAGCTGTGGCTAAGCCGGGCCTTCCTCAGGCGGCTGGGGCTGGCGGCCGGCAGGACCGTGAGGGTTTGGCCTGTGCGGAGGCCGCCGCTGCTCGGCTGGGTATTGCTGGGCTCGTCCGCGGCGGGGACCGCAGGGCGGGCTCCTCCGAGGTCGTGGGCCGCCTCGAGTTCTAGCATCCTCGTCAGGCGTGGGGAGGTCCTGCCCGGCTCGGGGCTGCGCGTCTTGGAGAGCCGACCGGCTCTTCAGGGATTGCTGGGCATTGGCACCCGCTTGGCTGTGACGGAATGGCGAAGCGGCGTGGAGGGCCGGGACCGAAGGAGCCTGCAGACGCCTCTGGTTTCAGCCTGGGCGCACGGCGGGGAGCGGCTGGTGGGGGCGCAGCGGGGCCACCCCGCGCTGTGGGGAGGAGACCCCGCGGCGGATCAGTCTCTCTGGGTGACCCCTGGCTGCTTGCACAGCCTGGGCCTCTTCCAAGGAGAATGGGTGGCGCTGCGGCGGCGCGAGGGAGATTTGCGGGGGTGCACGGCCCCCCGTTTGGCCTCCGTGCAAGTCCTCCGACCCCAGTGGTATTTCCCGCCCGGAGACAACGACGACGGGGGACACCCGCGAGCCCCGAGGGCGGACGCCTTTCCCAACGAGAGCGCCCTGATTCCTGCCAGTCTGGCTTTCAACCTCTCCTGCGACCCTTTGGAAGGGAACCTCCTGACGATCCAG AGATATGCGGAAGCTGCTGGTGTGCAAGAGATAAAAGGAAGCCGATCTTTGCTATCTGTGCCACCCATTGCCAAGGAACTACACATAGAAATTGTGATTTCACCAACCTACAACACTAGAGGAATCTACGATCACATTCTTTATCAGCACTTTCAAACTCCCAG GCTTGTACAAGAGAATGATATTCTTTGTCTCCCAACTGTTGGACATCCTGAGTTTTTAGAAGAAAATTCAACAAAGTTTATCAG ATGGCCAGAACTGTGCTTCAGGGTGAAAAGAATATTACCAGTAGAGAAAATAGAGCAAAGTATAGGGTATTTAGCTGATACTCAGAACACTACTTTACTCCTG GTAGGTTCTACAAACAGCGCAGTTCCTTCTTTTCCATCTCAAAATGGCTGTAGTTTTTGGAGCAGTTTGTCTCCTGCTGGGCTTTGCGGTACAGTGAAACAGCTATGTGACATCCTTGGCCCTCATTTACACAATAG AGAAACCCTAAATGGATCTGGAAGTATTCTTCTTTCAGGACCCAGTGGTGTGGGGAAAATTACAGCTGTTAGAGCTGCCTGTAGCCGCCTCAATCTTCATTTCTTCAAG GTGAATTGTGTCTCTTTGTGTGGTGATACAAGTGGATCTACAGAAGTAAAACTACATAATGCCTTCTCAGAGGCTGAGTTTTATAGTCCTTGTGTCCTGCTGATGAAAGATATAGAGCTGCTGGGAAAAGGCCGTGATGGATTTGGGGAAGACTCCAGGGTCATTCTTGTATTAAGGCACCTTCTTTTGGAAAGAGAGATAAATACTAG TTATCCTGCGCTGGTGGTAGGCACAACAAGTAAACTTGCAGATGTCCCTTCAGATGTGCAAACAGCATTCCTACATGAGGTGAAAATTGAAGCACCAACTGAGGAACAGAGGAAGGCCATTCTTAGCATGCTAACACAGAATTTTCCACTGGGCAAAGAAGTAAGCCTGACCAAGCTAGCCCAACAGAGTGCG GGCTTTGTTCTAGGAGATTTCTGTGCTTTACTTTCCCACAGCAGCCGTGCTGCCATTACAAGGATGCAGAATTCAAG CTTCCCATGGGGGCCAAATGAAGAGGAAGAATatgatttttatgctgctggtTTCCCTCTTCTAGCAGAAGATTTCAGTGTTGCACTAGATAAGCTTCATGATGCTCATTCACAGGCAGTAGGAGCCCCAAAG ATTCCCTCAGTCTTCTGGCAAGATATTGGAGGGCTTCAGAATGTGAAGAAGGAAATTCTGGACACCATTCAGCTTCCATTGGAACACCCAGAGTTATTGTCTTTAGGCCTTCAACGCTCTGGCCTTCTGCTCTATGGTCCTCCTGGGACAGGGAAGACATTGCTAGCGAAAGCAGTAGCGACAGAGTGCACTATGACTTTCCTCAG TGTAAAGGGCCCTGAACTTATTAGCATGTATGTTGGGCAGAGTGAAGAAAATGTTCGTGAAG TGTTTGCCAGAGCTAGGGCAGCTGCTCCCTGCATTATCTTTTTTGATGAGCTTGATTCATTGGCCCCCAGTCGTGGACGAAGTGGCGATTCACAGGGTGTGATGGACAG AGTTGTATCTCAGTTACTAGCGGAACTGGATGGGCTTCACTCGTCTCAAGATGTATTTGTTATTGGAGCTACAAACAGACCTGATCTGCTGGATTCAGCTTTACTCAGGCCAGGCAG ATTTGATAAATTGGTTTATGTAGGGATAAATAAAGACCGAGATTCTCAGCTACAAGTACTAAGTGCCATCACCAGAAA GTTTAAACTGGACCCGGCTGTGAATCTCCTTAGTGTCCTAGACAGATGCCCTCCAGAATTAACAGGAGCAGACTTGTATGCACTCTGCTCAGATGCCATGATGTTTGCTATCAGAAGAAAAGTGGAATGGATAGAAGAAG gtctggatactgaaaGCTCAGAACTCACCCTTACTATGGATGATTTTGTACAAGCTGCAACAAGGTTACAGCCTTCTGTTTCTGAAATGGAGCTACTTAGATATAAATTGATCCAGCAGAAATTTCCTGCTTGA